The genome window GCCGCTGCGGGCGTGACGAGGACCACCCCCGACGTACCGGGCGGCGAGATCGTCCGTGACGAGAACGGCGAGCCCACCGGGCTTCTCAAGGACAACGCGATGGCCCTCATCGGGCGGGTCGTCCCCGAGCCGTCCGACGCGATGCGCGACCGTGCGCTCGCGGCCGCCATGACCTACGTCGCCGAGCAGGGCGTGACGTCGGTGCACAACATGGGCTCGTGGGCCGACCTCGCCACGTTCGCGAGGGCGCGCCGAACCAACGCCCTCCGCACCCGAATCTACGCTGCCGTTCCGCTGGCCGACTGGGAGCGGCTGCGCGACGTCGTCTCCTCCAAGGAGCACGGCGGCCCTGATGGGCATGGTGACGAGTGGCTGCGGGTCGGGGGCCTCAAGGGCTTCGTCGACGGGTCGCTCGGGTCGCACACCGCGGCGTTTCACGAGCCGTTCGACGATGCGCCCGAGGACCGCGGGCTGCTGGTCAATACGCCCGAGGATCTTCACGGGTGGGTTGCCGGCGCGGATCGCGCGGGCCTGCACGTGATGGTGCACGCAATCGGCGACCGGGCCAACGGCCTGCTGCTCGACATCTACGAGCGAGTCGCGCGCGAGCATGGGGCGCGCGACCGCCGTTTCCGCATCGAGCACGCGCAGCACCTCACCTCCTCCGACATCCCGCGCTTCGCCGCGCTCGGCGTCATCCCGAGCATGCAGCCCTACCACGCGATCGACGACGGCCGGTGGGCCGAGCAGTACATCGGCCGACGGATCGGGACGACGTACGCGTTCCGCTCGCTCCTCGACGCGGGGGCCCGGGTGGCGTTCGGCAGCGACTGGTTCGTCGCCCCGCCGACGCCGCTCGAGGGCATCTACGCGGCCGTCACGCGCCGGACGCTCGACGACCGCCATCCTGGCGGCTGGGTACCGGAACAGAAGATCACGGTCGAGGAGG of Acidobacteriota bacterium contains these proteins:
- a CDS encoding amidohydrolase; translation: MTLAASSGCTPQGTPPAGSGRPTGPVTLAVVDARIWTGNAAAPWAEALAVAGDRLVAIGTSDEVRRLASGAALVDAAGRLIVPGFIDAHVHFIDGGFRLASVQLRDARSRDEFVGRVQAFAATVPAGTWITGGDWDHSLWGGELPTRDWIDAVTPDHPVWVSRLDGHMALANGAALAAAGVTRTTPDVPGGEIVRDENGEPTGLLKDNAMALIGRVVPEPSDAMRDRALAAAMTYVAEQGVTSVHNMGSWADLATFARARRTNALRTRIYAAVPLADWERLRDVVSSKEHGGPDGHGDEWLRVGGLKGFVDGSLGSHTAAFHEPFDDAPEDRGLLVNTPEDLHGWVAGADRAGLHVMVHAIGDRANGLLLDIYERVAREHGARDRRFRIEHAQHLTSSDIPRFAALGVIPSMQPYHAIDDGRWAEQYIGRRIGTTYAFRSLLDAGARVAFGSDWFVAPPTPLEGIYAAVTRRTLDDRHPGGWVPEQKITVEEALRAYTADAAYASFDETRKGVLAGGYLADFVMLDRNLFEIAPEEIRAARVVMTVVGGRTIVDRTRD